One region of Carya illinoinensis cultivar Pawnee chromosome 8, C.illinoinensisPawnee_v1, whole genome shotgun sequence genomic DNA includes:
- the LOC122318083 gene encoding GEM-like protein 1, producing the protein MSTDRTRLATQPRSGPRPNPPHSGDYAFYPKLGPDDVAPPPIEKWGDVPMDRQQQTQAPLENPVHGVSGVPISVDAATMMQQESSPYISPGPVPPPSSSVKNKMDTVKDALGKFGKKAAEATKKAENLAGNMWQHLKTGPSVADAAVGRIAQSTKVLAEGGYEKIFQQSFETVPGEKLLKTYACYLSTSSGPVMGTVYLSTAKLAFCSDNPLSYEAGDRTEWSYYKVVIPLHQLRAVNPSTSNVKPGEKYIQLISVDNHEFWFMGFVHYDSAVKNLQGALQPHIF; encoded by the exons ATGAGCACCGATCGAACTCGTTTGGCGACACAGCCGCGTTCCGGTCCCAGACCTAATCCCCCACATTCCGGTGACTATGCTTTCTACCCTAAGCTCGGCCCAGACGACGTTGCTCCCCCTCCGATTGAGAAATGGGGCGACGTGCCAATGGACCGCCAACAGCAAACGCAAGCACCGTTGGAGAATCCAGTTCACGGTGTTTCCGGGGTTCCGATCTCCGTGGACGCCGCCACCATGATGCAGCAGGAGTCTAGTCCCTACATCTCTCCAGGGCCGGTGCCGCCACCGTCGTCCTCCGTCAAGA ATAAAATGGACACGGTGAAAGATGCGCTTGGGAAATTCGGGAAGAAGGCGGCCGAGGCCACCAAGAAGGCTGAAAATCTCGCTGGGAACATGTGGCAGCACT TGAAAACCGGTCCTAGTGTTGCTGATGCTGCTGTCGGAAGAATTGCTCAGAGTACAAAAGTTCTTGCAGAAGGTGGTTATGAGAAGATTTTTCAACAAAGTTTCGAGACCGTGCCAGGGGAGAAGCTTCTAAAGACATATGCATGCTATCTATCCACGTCTTCTGGACCAGTAATGGGAACCGTATATCTGTCCACGGCAAAGCTGGCATTCTGTAGTGATAATCCACTCTCTTACGAAGCTGGTGACCGGACAGAATGGAGCTATTATAAG GTGGTTATACCATTACATCAGCTGAGGGCAGTCAATCCTTCAACAAGCAATGTCAAGCCTGGGGAAAAATATATACAGCTTATCTCTGTTGACAACCATGAATTTTGGTTTATGGGCTTTGTACACTACGACAGTGCGGTGAAAAATCTTCAAGGAGCACTGCAGCCCCACATCTTTTGA
- the LOC122317747 gene encoding serine/threonine-protein kinase-like protein At1g28390 yields the protein MGYFSCNTESAIATCDPHYWDRKKKGRRTRPRKPNRALKVREFSYVELVAATNSFSAESFLGKGSHGSVYKAVLDDGKLVAAVKKTKLFSPSTASFQLHQYHKDNCTNCSNCTSPAENEIEILSMIQHPRLVNLLGFCADSKNDKLLVVEYMPNGSLYDLLHSSSRSAPGWGRRIRLAVQIAKAVQALHSSNPPVIHRDIKSSNVLIDENCNARLGDFGLALRGHVEDVRIKCTPPAGTLGYLDPGYLGPGDLSTKSDVFSFGILLLEIISGRQAIDVNYSPSSVVDWAVPLIKHRKFTGICDHRVCSPTDPGVIRHLAVLAARCVQSNSKKRPEMAEVADCLKNAAKMVHAPPIWNNLRRRARCIENPRPLMKSELQYTSTEEVSKVTKLGSRRNKKVSGAIPPAPGDHRMVRSKSVGYFSETKMESGSNVYRNRSLSARRNPATGVFLKMPLVMLSKSRSMGVLQSPRLVRYNKSRDFVLFGASSTELDA from the coding sequence ATGGGCTACTTCTCGTGCAATACAGAATCCGCCATCGCCACCTGCGACCCCCATTACTGGGATCgcaagaagaaaggaagaagaacccGACCTCGTAAACCCAATCGAGCCCTGAAAGTCAGAGAATTTTCGTATGTCGAGCTCGTCGCCGCCACCAATAGTTTTTCCGCGGAGAGCTTCTTGGGAAAAGGCAGCCATGGCAGTGTCTACAAAGCCGTGCTCGACGATGGAAAGCTCGTCGCCGCCGTTAAGAAGACAAAGCTTTTTAGCCCATCAACAGCAAGCTTCCAACTCCATCAGTACCACAAAGATAACTGCACCAACTGTAGCAACTGTACTAGCCCCGCCGAAAATGAGATTGAGATACTCTCCATGATACAACACCCTCGGCTCGTTAACCTCTTGGGATTCTGTGCGGACTCCAAAAACGATAAACTGCTCGTCGTCGAGTACATGCCTAACGGTTCCCTCTACGATCTCTTGCACTCGAGCTCCAGATCAGCCCCGGGTTGGGGCCGGAGGATCCGGTTGGCCGTCCAAATAGCGAAAGCGGTCCAAGCACTTCACTCGTCCAACCCGCCGGTGATTCACCGGGACATAAAGTCCTCCAATGTCTTAATCGACGAAAACTGCAACGCCAGGCTGGGGGATTTCGGATTGGCCCTGAGGGGACATGTGGAAGACGTACGGATAAAGTGCACGCCTCCGGCTGGGACGTTGGGGTACCTAGACCCAGGATATCTTGGTCCGGGGGATCTGAGCACCAAGAGCGACGTGTTCAGCTTTGGGATCTTGCTGTTGGAAATCATCAGCGGCAGGCAAGCCATAGATGTCAATTACAGTCCCTCCTCGGTGGTCGACTGGGCCGTGCCGTTGATTAAGCACCGCAAGTTCACTGGGATCTGTGACCACCGTGTCTGTTCTCCGACCGACCCGGGTGTGATCAGGCATCTGGCAGTGCTCGCGGCCAGGTGCGTCCAATCCAACTCAAAGAAACGACCGGAGATGGCGGAGGTGGCGGATTGCTTAAAAAACGCAGCCAAAATGGTCCACGCGCCGCCGATCTGGAACAACTTGAGGCGGCGAGCGAGGTGCATTGAGAATCCGCGGCCGTTGATGAAGTCTGAACTGCAATACACGAGTACTGAAGAGGTTTCGAAGGTCACGAAACTCGGGAGCAGACGAAACAAGAAAGTATCCGGCGCCATTCCTCCGGCTCCGGGTGATCATCGTATGGTTAGGTCGAAATCGGTGGGCTATTTCAGCGAAACAAAAATGGAGTCCGGTTCAAATGTGTACCGCAATCGGTCTCTGTCGGCGAGAAGGAATCCGGCAACCGGAGTGTTCTTGAAAATGCCGTTGGTGATGCTGAGTAAGTCAAGGTCCATGGGCGTGTTGCAAAGTCCGCGCCTTGTACGTTACAACAAGAGTAgagattttgttttatttggagCCTCTTCCACGGAACTCGATGCATGA